One Antennarius striatus isolate MH-2024 chromosome 9, ASM4005453v1, whole genome shotgun sequence genomic window, tgacaccctagatcaccagataaaacgacgaagaagcgtcggtgttggggcagtagtggagagcaaaatggcgaagcgcaaggcgaaagcatgtggaggaggcaggttcaagcagctcacactggcacagagcttgtctggcagtgtagctgctgtggaaatgagcgacagcggtaaggatcggggtgcaggagatgcacccaaggagattgaagaccggatcggaggcgaggaaagcgtggcgggttgtagcgggggggccccgcagttcggcggcgtcccacGTGGGAGCGCCGCTGCGGAGGGTTCTCCGCTGCGTCTGTCCGGTGACggttctgactctgaaccggacccggaCTCGTCATCTGAGTGGATtccgtcagaaagcagcagggagtcctccccagacccctgggagcccacggaggatctgaggagcaaaggtaactattttgctactttgttaCATGATGTAAAAATCACGTGTCGGCCCTCCATCCCGcataagttgttccccatccatgaatgtattactcttttgtgtagaatggtacttatttcaggcaagtgtgtgtatatatgtataatatgtgtgtgtgtgtgtgtgtgttttgtagaatggtacttatttcaggcatgtgtgtgtatatatgtataatatgtgtgtgtgtgtgtgtatgttttgtagaatggtacttatttcaggcatgtgtgtatataatatatatatatgttgtgtaaaatgatatcctacttatttcaagcatgcatatatatatatagtgtaaaattgtatatttctatattttacagtccctaacacgagtagaggacgtgcacctgctagagggagaggtgcgaggagacgccaatcactggaggtggatgcaggtgtttggggtcatgatggctggaaacccactaagttcccattcgtggcaacccctggtccccagaatgcggctgcagacctggattcagaccagccggttgacttcatgcagctgtttctgactgacgagctgctgggtcacattgtgtctcagaccaacctgtatgcacggcagtttatacaggcacatcctgaagctctgccacactccagagagagggtgtggaaaccgATGAAcgttccagagctcaaaaagTACTTGGGTCTTACgttcctcaccggctacataaagaagcccagcgtcagcatgtactggagtgaggatccaatggaagccattccatacttcaacaacaccatgccacgcaacaggttccagctaattgggaagtttctccacttcaatgacaatgcctcacaggatgctggagataaactttataaagtgcgtcctgtccttgattcaattatttccaaattcaaagagctgtatcagccccatgaaaacatttgcattgatgaggggatgttgcagtggcgtggacgcctgaacttcagggtttacaaccctcagaagccagtcaaatatggcataaaatcttatattttgtgtgactcgcggactggctattgttacaatatgttgccttatgttggccagccgagcacactcccagacattgtgttctccctccttgaccgcctgaccgagcaggggtacacaatattcatggacaatttttataattctgtaaaactgtgtgagcagttgtgtaaaaaaaagaccaatgtttgtggaaccctcaggaaaaaccgtggcgaaccacagatcatcagggagccgtcaaagacagacttgggtgaggaggggaaggtggtgcgacacaacggccgggtactggtcttggcctggcaggacaagcgcctggtgaggatgataacaacctgccacaacgacaggatgcagagggtggaggtgtggcagaagggtctgcgggaaaaagtggcacagctcaaaccggagtgtgtggttcagtacaattcctgcatgaatggggtggacaaactagaccagaacattgcgtactaccccttcatcaggaaaactcaaaactggacaaaaaagtttgtcgcgtatttgttccagatttgtgtgtacaatgcctatgtgttgttcaggtccaggaacccagggatcaagaaatcgcaccttgatttcatgaaggatATTGCCaggtcctggactgaaaaggggtacgtgtcacatgaggaaggcgaggagatggaggtcgaagacgtgctgcaaaccaggtcagtcagaaacagagacccagaaggcagactcgatggcctgatgtccaggcacaagctggaacgtttgagggccaccacaaagaaagcacatccctcaaggaaatgtcgggtgtgtgctagaaggggtgggaggagtgagaccaggatgtggtgcaaggcatgtcgtattcccctgcatgcaggagaatgcttcactgTTTATCACACTCAAAAGAAATATAATTgattacacccacacacccacacacactcacctgtaaatggttctgacagttgaCAGTGAGatgaatgtactttgttatgttttgtctaattttcaaaattgttataaaatcatttgttcatcaaaaatgttttttctaatgttgtttgcattgtttcaataagtaaaagtattttcagaagtttgatgttggagttttgcttgaatttgcttctctgcagtaaaacgtcattatctccgttttctggtcaaaatcagctgtttttgctgaaaccaccctgtgttctacgggcaataactaaacacacatagatgctagaaacaaaatttttttttctgatgaaagaagacagtctaaagtttcgggtgatatgtggaatatttatgtagcctaaaaaatgaatatttggtgggccttcaaaattcagtgaaaatgctcaaaatctctggcactggggagctgtccgcgctgaaagtgtctggcagtcaatgagttaacaCAGTGAGGATGCAATAGCTGACGACAACAGATTGGGATGAATTTCTACTCTTATTGCTAATGTATAGGATGTCATATAAGGTCACTATAATATAATGTCTATATGGAGAAACCCATGATTTACTATTTGGGTATGTAGCTGAAAAATACTGATCTACATGGTGTCGGTATTCTGCTTTCTGTATGATGGAATAATGACCAACACAACTCCAGGGAGGAGGAGAATATTGTAAAACACTGTGAAGAGAATATTTAGAAAACACCCCTTGCAGGCGGCCTCTCCTAATGGAAGGTGACCTTGTCATTGTCTCTTAGCCTGGTGGCTCAATGTCAAGACCAACGTGATCTCGTCAGCATCAGAGCTCAGCTCCAATTCTCACTTATGCCTATTTATAAGATGCTTGATCTATTTTTGGAAAGTAGTCTTTAACCTAAGTCACAGTACAAGCAGCCATGAATTAGAACTGAATTATTTATAGTTAAAAAGtgtgtatagtgtgtgtgtgtgtgtgtgtgtgtgtgtgtgtgtgtgtgtgtgtgtgtgtgtgtgtgtgtgtgtgcgtgcgcgcatgTTTTATGTGAGCCAAGTGTGTGTAGAGGTGGTTTAACTCCTGGCCAGCTCTCAGCATGATAAGGGAAGTCACGTGCGTACATGTTCAACAGAAGGAGGAACGAAAACACAGACTGAATGAGAGAAAACCGTCCCTCTGTTTGTTGTGGCAACTGTGACCAGCTGTTCTGATCAGTACAGTCTGAtgtccttctctctctctctctctctctttctctctaagATTTCTAAGGGTTACAACAGGGTTATAACACTAAAGAAAGCAGTAACACACAACTGGACCAATCCTCTTCCTCTGATGTAGGATCACAAGGCTTTAATACACTTGTATGTCTCCAATTGGAGGTCAAATTAAGTCTTAGAATAATCAACACCGTGTTCCGAAGAAGCTGAACTCACAGAAGTACTTGAGGGTCTCCTCTGTCTGTTCAGCAGTCAGGTCGAGGGCGGCGGCGGGACCCACCAGTGGCGTGTGCAACCAGTCATCTCGCTCGTAGCCGAAGATAGTGTCGGCCCTCAGCTTGTAGACTGGCAGCTGCTCCTCCAACAAACTGATGATCTCAAGCTCTGGCAAATCAGTGCTGTTACACACATCtgcaaagagacagacaggaggatgtgATTTGTTTTCAGTCCTGACAGATAAGAATAACAAAGGTAATATAGTTGTGAGCAGCTACCAAAATTaccacatttaattatttagaTTTTGTTATGTAGCCTAATAAAGAATTTCATCAGTCCATTTGAGCAAAAAGTGAAAGCATGTGATGCCCTCTAGTGGGCAGGAGCACTCTCTGtacctcctctgtgtgtgtgtttgtgtgagagagataAATTCTTTTGAATTTAGTTTCTCATGTGTACCTGACTGTGATTCAGTAATTATCTCAGAGCGACTTCAGACCCTCACATTTAATTACATGATATGTTTAATttgatgtaaaaacacaaaaacaggatgCTGAGGATCTCCCACCAAAGAAGCCGTTCACAGAAAGAATTTATTTAAGttagaggaaacagaaaaatcatAAGTAAAACATCTACAGCTATATCTCTGGTAAATTGGAGATATTTTTTTCGAGTTTTGGGAAGAATATTTCTGTTACGtccaggaagacaggaagtgtgtagGTTAAACCAGTGgttttggaaatggaaaaattaaaaatagcaaAAGTCCCTAACTAGCAAAAGGCACCACCGCCACAGTTCTGTACTTGGCTGTTGGGTGTGGACAGTTCTGTGAAAAGATGTGAAACTGTTTTTGAGTTATGGTCTATTTACAAAACATAAATGGCATGAAGGAGACACGCAAATGAAAGGATCAAATACATTGATGCAAGTGTAACTACAGACAAAATAATGAGACAAATGATCCAACAGTTTCTGACATGTTAATTCCCGGGTGGATTAAAAAACCCAGAACCtgcattcattaattcatcttaACCCCTCATACTTTCAAAGCAGACTCTGTACTTTTAGCTTTCCTTTTATGTAACAGGAAACATGCAAGAGGCTCGACCACAAACAAAAGTTTGATGCCAGTGAAGAATCTTTTCTATGTGTGTTTCTCTGCATCCGTTCAGCATCCTGTCATTCCTGCTCACTACATTCTTTGCCTCTGAAtggtaataatacagtagacGTTGGAATGAAGCTCCGAAgtcattaaattaatattatacTACTATTATAAAATATGTACGGTAATGAGTTTTAATTAAGTTTCTACAAATGAAAAGAGTAGAAAgggttatatttttattaatattttaatacatttgaaATCCTTTAAATTTTCAGTGTTACTTGATTAAAGAAGCAGCATCAATTCTTTTACTTTCTGTTTAGTTTCTCACAGTAACGTACAACAGTTCTAGAATCTGCAGAG contains:
- the LOC137601902 gene encoding piggyBac transposable element-derived protein 4-like — protein: MTMPHRMLEINFIKKNRGEPQIIREPSKTDLGEEGKVVRHNGRVLVLAWQDKRLVRMITTCHNDRMQRVEVWQKGLREKVAQLKPECVVQYNSCMNGVDKLDQNIAYYPFIRKTQNWTKKFVAYLFQICVYNAYVLFRSRNPGIKKSHLDFMKDIARSWTEKGYVSHEEGEEMEVEDVLQTRSVRNRDPEGRLDGLMSRHKLERLRATTKKAHPSRKCRVCARRGGRSETRMWCKACRIPLHAGECFTVYHTQKKYN